Part of the Desulfallas thermosapovorans DSM 6562 genome is shown below.
GCAATGAACTGAGCTTTTTCCACCCGGGCATTTATATCCTGCAGGACGGGAGAATTACCCGCGGGGTAGCTGTAGGATACCCTTTGCAGCTCAATAAGCAAGTTTCTTTGACCGGGCATAGCAATAACTCCCCGCCTATAAATGCCAAGAGGAAACCGCTGGTTGCGATTTCCCGGTCAGCAAAAGACTATTAAACCAGTTCCAAAAGAGCCATCTGGGCGGCATCACCACGCCGGTAACCCAGTTTGACTACTCGGGTGTAACCCCCCTGGCGTTCGGCGTACTTGGGGCCATAGGTATCAAAAAGTTTACGTACCACTCTTTCCTCATAAATGTACTCCAGTGCTTGACGGCGAGCGGCAAGGTCCCCCCGCTTGGCCAGGGTGACCATCTTTTCAGCAATTCTTCTAACTTCCTTGGCTCGGGTCTCGGTGGTGGTAATACGTTCATCACGGAACAGAGCAGTCACCAGGTTACGCAACATAGCTTTTCTATGGCCAGTGTTGCGGCCCAATTTAGCGT
Proteins encoded:
- the rplQ gene encoding 50S ribosomal protein L17 yields the protein MAYAKLGRNTGHRKAMLRNLVTALFRDERITTTETRAKEVRRIAEKMVTLAKRGDLAARRQALEYIYEERVVRKLFDTYGPKYAERQGGYTRVVKLGYRRGDAAQMALLELV